A region from the Symphalangus syndactylus isolate Jambi chromosome 2, NHGRI_mSymSyn1-v2.1_pri, whole genome shotgun sequence genome encodes:
- the FAM204A gene encoding protein FAM204A isoform X1 gives MRRRDVDRVLRWLPGDRFLTKEKMWSGLLPPGLNESDAESNSEDEAMLENSGLNLQEDKEDESIRKTEIIDFSTDEPKTETESNVNAYEECPSGIPIDMWNKFQELHKKHSEQKSTTSRFRGKRRKRSRKDKLKNEKEFHSEPSSNETHWKELTQYFGVNDRFDPPVKRKKVEKSGLEKRIDQAVEEWNIEKAEELSNQLATRELGVKIAKAVACHNFVKAKKEVENSQAARKKKKLAWGFEAKKRWETKSNMGYM, from the exons AAGAAAAGATGTGGAGTGGGCTGCTACCTCCTGGCCTAAATGAAAGTGATGCTGAGTCAAACTCAGAAGATGAAGCTATGTTGGAGAACTCTGGACTTAACTTACAGGAAGATAAAGAGGATGAGAGcatcagaaaaacagaaatcatagATTTCTCAACAGATGAACCAAAAACTGAAACAGAGTCAAATGTAAATGCCTATGAAGAGTGTCCTTCTGGAATTCCCATAGATATGTGGAAT aaATTTCAAGAATTGCATAAAAAACATTCTGAACAGAAAAGCACAACCTCAAGAttcagagggaaaagaagaaaacgcTCCAGAAaag ATAAActgaagaatgaaaaagaatttcATAG TGAACCGTCCTCAAATGAAACCCATTGGAAAGAGCTTACTCAGTATTTTGGAGTCAATGATAGATTTGACCCgcctgttaaaaggaaaaaagttgagAAG tcagGCCTTGAAAAGAGGATAGACCAGGCTGTGGAGGAGTGGAATATTGAGAAGGCTGAGGAACTCAGCAACCagctagctactcgagag CTTGGTGTAAAAATTGCCAAAGCAGTTGCCTGCCACAACTTTGTAAAAGCCAAAAAAGAGGTTGAAAATTCACAGGCTGCccgaaaaaagaagaaacttgcATGGGG GTTTGAAGCAAAGAAGAGATGGGAAACCAAAAGCAACATGGGATACATGTAA
- the FAM204A gene encoding protein FAM204A isoform X2 yields MWSGLLPPGLNESDAESNSEDEAMLENSGLNLQEDKEDESIRKTEIIDFSTDEPKTETESNVNAYEECPSGIPIDMWNKFQELHKKHSEQKSTTSRFRGKRRKRSRKDKLKNEKEFHSEPSSNETHWKELTQYFGVNDRFDPPVKRKKVEKSGLEKRIDQAVEEWNIEKAEELSNQLATRELGVKIAKAVACHNFVKAKKEVENSQAARKKKKLAWGFEAKKRWETKSNMGYM; encoded by the exons ATGTGGAGTGGGCTGCTACCTCCTGGCCTAAATGAAAGTGATGCTGAGTCAAACTCAGAAGATGAAGCTATGTTGGAGAACTCTGGACTTAACTTACAGGAAGATAAAGAGGATGAGAGcatcagaaaaacagaaatcatagATTTCTCAACAGATGAACCAAAAACTGAAACAGAGTCAAATGTAAATGCCTATGAAGAGTGTCCTTCTGGAATTCCCATAGATATGTGGAAT aaATTTCAAGAATTGCATAAAAAACATTCTGAACAGAAAAGCACAACCTCAAGAttcagagggaaaagaagaaaacgcTCCAGAAaag ATAAActgaagaatgaaaaagaatttcATAG TGAACCGTCCTCAAATGAAACCCATTGGAAAGAGCTTACTCAGTATTTTGGAGTCAATGATAGATTTGACCCgcctgttaaaaggaaaaaagttgagAAG tcagGCCTTGAAAAGAGGATAGACCAGGCTGTGGAGGAGTGGAATATTGAGAAGGCTGAGGAACTCAGCAACCagctagctactcgagag CTTGGTGTAAAAATTGCCAAAGCAGTTGCCTGCCACAACTTTGTAAAAGCCAAAAAAGAGGTTGAAAATTCACAGGCTGCccgaaaaaagaagaaacttgcATGGGG GTTTGAAGCAAAGAAGAGATGGGAAACCAAAAGCAACATGGGATACATGTAA